One Pseudomonas sp. AN-1 genomic region harbors:
- a CDS encoding response regulator, translated as MRILLVEDDRGLGEGIRTALKPEGYTVDWVQDGASAWHALSHEDFDLCVLDLGLPRMDGLEVLRRLRGAGNAMPVLVLTARDATSDRIAGLDAGADDYLVKPFDVAELKARLRALLRRSFGRAQPALEYRGIRLEPDSQQVTFQGVAVNLPRKEFLLLHELLAQPGRVLTRDRLQQVLYGWDEEVESNALEVHVHHLRKKFFPELIRTVRGVGYLVDKA; from the coding sequence ATGCGGATTTTGCTGGTGGAGGACGACAGGGGGCTGGGCGAGGGTATCCGCACTGCGCTCAAGCCCGAGGGCTATACCGTTGATTGGGTGCAGGACGGCGCCAGCGCCTGGCATGCCCTCAGTCACGAGGATTTCGATCTGTGCGTGCTGGATCTCGGCCTGCCGCGCATGGATGGCCTGGAGGTGCTGCGCCGCCTGCGCGGCGCCGGCAATGCGATGCCGGTGCTGGTGCTCACCGCACGCGACGCCACCAGCGACCGCATCGCCGGCCTCGATGCCGGCGCCGACGATTACCTGGTCAAGCCCTTCGACGTCGCCGAACTCAAGGCGCGCTTGCGCGCCCTGCTGCGGCGCAGTTTCGGTCGCGCCCAGCCGGCGCTGGAGTATCGCGGCATCCGTCTGGAGCCGGACAGCCAGCAGGTGACCTTCCAGGGCGTGGCGGTCAACCTGCCGCGCAAGGAGTTTCTCCTCCTCCACGAGCTGCTCGCCCAGCCCGGGCGGGTGCTGACCCGCGACCGGCTGCAGCAGGTGCTCTACGGCTGGGACGAGGAGGTGGAGAGCAACGCCCTCGAGGTGCACGTGCACCACCTGCGCAAGAAGTTCTTCCCCGAGCTGATCCGCACCGTGCGCGGCGTCGGCTATCTGGTGGACAAGGCGTGA
- a CDS encoding HIT domain-containing protein produces the protein MFALDPRLEQDTLHMGDFPLCRLLLMNDASYPWFILVPRREEVSELFQLDAADQRSLWRETLLLAELLKDTFKADKMNVATLGNVVSQLHMHVIVRRRNDAAWPAPVWGRQPAHPYTAEQVREVRAKLRLVLDPEDFRFAPEAA, from the coding sequence ATGTTTGCCCTCGATCCGCGCCTGGAGCAGGACACCCTGCACATGGGCGACTTCCCCCTGTGCCGCCTGCTGCTGATGAACGACGCCAGCTATCCCTGGTTCATCCTGGTGCCGCGCCGCGAGGAGGTCAGCGAGCTGTTCCAGCTCGACGCGGCCGACCAGCGTTCGCTGTGGCGCGAGACCCTGCTGCTCGCCGAGCTGCTCAAGGACACCTTCAAGGCCGACAAGATGAACGTCGCCACTCTCGGCAACGTGGTCAGCCAGCTGCACATGCACGTGATCGTGCGGCGGCGCAACGACGCCGCCTGGCCCGCGCCGGTGTGGGGGCGCCAGCCGGCGCACCCCTACACCGCGGAGCAGGTCCGCGAGGTGCGCGCCAAGCTGCGCCTGGTGCTCGATCCCGAGGACTTCCGCTTCGCCCCGGAGGCCGCATGA
- a CDS encoding SlyX family protein, with product MSLELRVTELETRLAFQDDTLQQLSDELLAQGRLIDLLQRQIAALAARQAELVGQIGPAEDEAPPPHY from the coding sequence ATGAGTCTGGAGCTGCGCGTCACCGAACTGGAAACCCGCCTGGCCTTCCAGGACGACACCCTGCAGCAGCTCAGCGACGAGCTGCTCGCCCAGGGCCGGCTGATCGATCTGCTGCAGCGCCAGATCGCCGCGCTGGCCGCGCGCCAGGCCGAGCTGGTCGGCCAGATCGGTCCCGCCGAGGACGAGGCGCCGCCGCCGCACTACTGA
- a CDS encoding cold-shock protein, with protein sequence MKWFNTSKGFGFISRDSGDDIFVHFRAIRGDGHRVLVEGQRVEFTVVQRDKGLQAEDVQILED encoded by the coding sequence GTGAAGTGGTTCAACACTTCCAAGGGCTTCGGCTTCATCTCCCGCGACAGCGGCGACGACATCTTCGTGCACTTCCGCGCCATCCGCGGCGACGGCCACCGGGTGCTGGTCGAGGGCCAGCGCGTGGAGTTCACCGTGGTCCAGCGCGACAAGGGCCTGCAGGCCGAGGACGTGCAGATCCTCGAGGACTGA
- a CDS encoding TRAP transporter TatT component family protein encodes MSKSFVRNLVLGGALLLSLPSFALTAAGEQSLKQLQGRWAEINYQLPEAQREAAFARLAGEAEAVVKAEPQAPELLIWNGIILSTWAGAKGGLGALDLVKQARSQFERAIELDPKALDGSAYTSLGSLYYQVPGWPVGFGDDERAEQLLKQALTLNPDGIDPNYFYGDFLLREKRYAEAEKVLEQALAAPPRPGREVADAGRRKEAQALLEKARAKLR; translated from the coding sequence ATGTCGAAATCCTTCGTGCGCAATCTGGTCCTCGGCGGCGCCCTGCTGCTCAGCCTGCCGAGCTTCGCCCTCACCGCTGCCGGCGAGCAGAGCCTGAAGCAGTTGCAGGGGCGCTGGGCCGAGATCAACTACCAGTTGCCCGAGGCGCAGCGCGAGGCTGCCTTCGCCAGGCTGGCGGGCGAGGCCGAGGCCGTCGTCAAGGCCGAGCCGCAGGCCCCCGAGCTGCTGATCTGGAACGGCATCATCCTCAGCACCTGGGCCGGCGCCAAGGGCGGGCTGGGCGCCCTGGACCTGGTCAAGCAGGCGCGCAGCCAGTTCGAGCGGGCGATCGAGCTCGATCCCAAGGCCCTCGATGGTTCGGCCTACACCAGCCTGGGCTCGCTCTACTATCAGGTGCCGGGCTGGCCGGTCGGCTTCGGCGACGACGAGCGCGCCGAGCAGTTGCTCAAGCAGGCGCTGACCCTCAATCCCGATGGCATCGACCCCAACTACTTCTACGGCGACTTCCTGCTGCGCGAGAAGCGCTATGCCGAAGCCGAGAAGGTGCTGGAGCAGGCGCTGGCCGCACCGCCGCGCCCGGGGCGCGAGGTGGCCGACGCCGGCCGCCGCAAGGAGGCCCAGGCACTGCTGGAGAAGGCGCGGGCCAAGCTGCGCTGA
- the aspS gene encoding aspartate--tRNA ligase encodes MMRSHYCGQLNESLDGQEVTLCGWVHRRRDHGGVIFLDIRDREGLAQVVFDPDRAETFAKADRVRSEYVVKITGKVRLRPAGAVNPNMASGAIEVLGYELEVLNQAETPPFPLDEYSDVGEETRLRYRFIDLRRPEMAAKLKLRSRITSSIRRYLDDNGFLDVETPILTRATPEGARDYLVPSRTHAGSFFALPQSPQLFKQLLMVAGFDRYYQIAKCFRDEDLRADRQPEFTQIDIETSFLDEQDIMGLTETMIRNLFKEVLDVEFGELPHMTLAEAMRRYGSDKPDLRIPLELVDVEDQLKDVEFKVFAGPANDPKCRVTALRVPGGASMPRKQIDDYTKFVGIYGAKGLAYIKVNERAAGVEGLQSPIVKNIPLDNINVILDRVGAVDGDIVFFGADKAKIVSEALGALRVKLGHDLNLLTCEWAPLWVVDFPMFEENDDGSLTAMHHPFTAPKCSPEELEANPGAALSRAYDMVLNGTELGGGSIRIHSKEMQQAVFRVLGISEEEQQEKFGFLLDALKFGAPPHGGLAFGLDRLVMLMTGASSIREVIAFPKTQSAACVMTQAPGVVDAKQLRELNIRLREQPKAE; translated from the coding sequence ATGATGCGCAGCCACTATTGCGGCCAACTCAACGAAAGCCTGGACGGCCAGGAAGTCACCCTGTGCGGCTGGGTCCATCGCCGTCGCGACCACGGCGGAGTGATCTTCCTCGACATCCGCGACCGCGAGGGGCTGGCCCAGGTGGTGTTCGACCCGGATCGCGCCGAGACCTTCGCCAAGGCCGACCGCGTGCGCAGCGAGTACGTGGTGAAGATCACCGGCAAGGTGCGCCTGCGCCCGGCTGGTGCGGTCAACCCGAACATGGCCTCCGGCGCCATCGAGGTGCTGGGCTACGAGCTGGAAGTGCTCAACCAGGCCGAGACCCCGCCGTTCCCGCTGGACGAGTACAGCGACGTCGGCGAGGAGACCCGTCTGCGCTACCGCTTCATCGACCTGCGTCGCCCGGAGATGGCCGCCAAGCTGAAGCTGCGCTCGCGCATCACCAGCAGCATCCGCCGCTACCTGGACGACAACGGCTTCCTCGACGTCGAGACGCCGATCCTCACCCGCGCCACCCCGGAAGGCGCGCGCGACTACCTGGTGCCGAGCCGCACCCACGCCGGCAGCTTCTTCGCCCTGCCGCAGTCGCCGCAGCTGTTCAAGCAGCTCCTGATGGTCGCCGGCTTCGACCGCTACTACCAGATCGCCAAGTGCTTCCGCGACGAGGACCTGCGCGCCGACCGCCAGCCGGAATTCACCCAGATCGACATCGAGACCAGCTTCCTCGACGAGCAGGACATCATGGGCCTGACCGAGACCATGATCCGCAACCTGTTCAAGGAAGTGCTGGACGTCGAGTTCGGCGAGCTGCCGCACATGACCCTGGCCGAAGCCATGCGCCGCTACGGCTCGGACAAGCCGGACCTGCGCATCCCGCTGGAGCTGGTGGATGTCGAGGACCAGCTCAAGGACGTCGAGTTCAAGGTGTTCGCCGGCCCGGCCAACGATCCCAAGTGCCGCGTCACCGCCCTGCGCGTGCCGGGCGGCGCGAGCATGCCGCGCAAGCAGATCGACGACTACACCAAGTTCGTCGGCATCTACGGCGCCAAGGGCCTGGCCTACATCAAGGTCAACGAGCGCGCTGCCGGTGTCGAAGGTCTGCAGTCGCCGATCGTCAAGAACATCCCGCTGGACAACATCAACGTGATCCTCGATCGCGTCGGTGCGGTGGATGGCGACATCGTGTTCTTCGGCGCCGACAAGGCGAAGATCGTTTCCGAAGCCCTCGGCGCCCTGCGCGTCAAGCTGGGCCACGACCTGAACCTGCTGACCTGCGAATGGGCCCCGCTGTGGGTGGTCGACTTCCCGATGTTCGAGGAAAACGATGACGGCAGCCTGACCGCCATGCACCACCCGTTCACCGCGCCGAAGTGCAGCCCGGAGGAGCTGGAGGCCAACCCGGGTGCCGCGCTGTCGCGCGCCTACGACATGGTGCTCAACGGTACCGAGCTGGGCGGCGGCTCGATCCGTATCCACAGCAAGGAAATGCAGCAGGCCGTGTTCCGCGTGCTCGGCATCAGCGAGGAGGAGCAGCAGGAGAAGTTCGGCTTCCTGCTCGACGCCCTGAAGTTCGGCGCGCCGCCGCACGGTGGCCTGGCCTTCGGCCTGGATCGCCTGGTGATGCTGATGACCGGCGCCAGCTCGATCCGCGAAGTGATTGCCTTCCCGAAGACCCAGAGCGCCGCCTGCGTGATGACCCAGGCGCCGGGCGTGGTCGACGCCAAGCAGCTGCGCGAACTGAACATCCGCCTGCGTGAGCAGCCCAAGGCCGAATAA
- a CDS encoding SDR family oxidoreductase, producing MQLAECRILLTGATGGIGQQLAEHLCAGGARLLLVGRQPERLAQLVERCRGRAESVCADITQSAGRDAVLQAARRIGGVNLLINAAGVNHFSLLEQHDEEAIAALVQLNVTATLQLTHRLLPMLRQQERALVVNIGSTFGSIGYPGFAAYCASKFALRGFSEALRRELADTRVKVMYVAPRATRTGMNEQSVVAMNDELKVAMDDPAWVAEAVVAAIGRESEELYLGWPEKLFVRLNSLLPRVVDQALRKQLPIIQRFARGKS from the coding sequence ATGCAACTCGCTGAGTGCCGTATCCTGCTGACCGGTGCCACCGGCGGCATCGGCCAGCAACTGGCCGAACACCTCTGCGCCGGTGGCGCGCGGCTGCTGCTGGTCGGCCGCCAGCCCGAACGCCTGGCTCAACTGGTGGAGCGCTGCCGCGGACGCGCCGAGAGCGTGTGCGCCGACATCACCCAGAGCGCCGGACGCGATGCGGTGCTGCAGGCCGCGCGCCGCATCGGCGGCGTCAACCTGCTGATCAACGCGGCCGGGGTCAACCACTTCAGCCTGCTCGAGCAGCACGACGAGGAGGCCATCGCCGCCCTGGTCCAGCTCAACGTCACGGCCACCCTGCAGCTGACCCACCGCCTGCTGCCCATGCTGCGCCAGCAGGAGCGGGCGCTGGTGGTGAACATCGGCTCGACCTTCGGTTCGATCGGCTATCCGGGCTTCGCGGCCTACTGCGCCAGCAAGTTCGCCCTGCGCGGTTTTTCCGAGGCGCTGCGTCGCGAACTGGCCGACACCCGGGTCAAGGTCATGTACGTCGCTCCGCGCGCCACCCGCACCGGCATGAACGAGCAGAGCGTGGTGGCGATGAACGACGAGCTGAAGGTGGCGATGGACGACCCGGCCTGGGTGGCCGAGGCGGTGGTCGCCGCCATCGGTCGCGAAAGCGAGGAGCTCTACCTCGGCTGGCCGGAAAAGCTCTTCGTGCGTCTCAACAGCCTGCTGCCGCGGGTTGTCGACCAGGCGCTGCGCAAGCAGCTGCCGATCATCCAGCGCTTCGCGCGCGGCAAGTCGTGA
- the ruvC gene encoding crossover junction endodeoxyribonuclease RuvC produces MTLILGIDPGSRITGYGVVRDTGRGCEYVASGCIRTGDGPLPERLQKVYRGVREVIRLHGPVMLGIEQVFMARNADSALKLGQARGAAIVAAVEEGLSVAEYTASQVKQAVVGSGAADKQQVQLMVMHLLGLLQKPQIDASDALAIALCHAHHRQSLIPHGLATARRRGGRLRL; encoded by the coding sequence ATGACCCTGATCCTCGGCATCGACCCCGGTTCGCGCATCACCGGTTACGGCGTGGTGCGCGACACCGGGCGCGGCTGCGAGTACGTCGCCTCCGGCTGCATCCGCACCGGCGACGGCCCGCTGCCCGAGCGCCTGCAGAAGGTCTACCGTGGCGTGCGCGAGGTGATCCGCCTGCACGGGCCGGTGATGCTCGGCATCGAGCAGGTGTTCATGGCGCGCAACGCCGACTCCGCGCTCAAGCTCGGCCAGGCGCGCGGCGCGGCGATAGTCGCGGCGGTGGAGGAGGGGCTGAGCGTCGCCGAGTACACCGCCAGCCAGGTCAAGCAGGCGGTGGTCGGCAGCGGCGCGGCGGACAAGCAGCAGGTTCAGCTGATGGTCATGCACCTGCTGGGCCTGCTGCAGAAGCCGCAGATCGACGCCTCCGACGCCCTGGCCATCGCCCTCTGTCACGCCCACCACCGGCAGAGCCTGATTCCCCATGGCCTGGCCACCGCCCGCCGGCGCGGCGGGCGCCTGCGCCTGTAA
- a CDS encoding ATP-binding protein encodes MRLRSIRSRTLARVLGVLILALTVISWLSYSDAKHEIEELFDAQLAQSARLLEGMVGGELSPALRTTLQQALDAALRVRDEPDGGPALVEGHRYETKLAFQVLDGRGQVLLQSASAPPGLLASLLQQTGAQAPAGVSLAARAERLVGYHTLSLADAKWRLFVRQDLADRHWILVAEREDVRGELVGSITLRSLLPDLVGLPLLALLVWSAVGLGLRPLQQVVGLIKARDAENLAPLTLAPLPQELEPMVAALNRLLLQVTTLLEREKRFLADAAHELRTPLAVLRIHAQNALEAPEAADREAALRQLVAGVERATRVVTQLLTLARLEPAARQLGMAELDLASYVRGELAELIPLALERDQELSFDCDDMADHRLLGDAPSLGTLLQNLVGNAVQYTPPGGRIAVSLQVEAQRVGLRVADSGPGVPAEQRELLFRRFYRQGEGQGAGLGLSIVQRIVELHRGEIQLAESPLGGLQVEVWLPRGLSPAS; translated from the coding sequence GTGAGGCTGCGCTCGATCCGCTCGCGCACCCTGGCGCGGGTGCTGGGGGTGCTGATCCTGGCGCTGACGGTGATCTCCTGGCTCAGCTACAGCGACGCCAAGCACGAGATCGAGGAGCTGTTCGATGCCCAGCTGGCGCAGAGTGCGCGTCTGCTCGAGGGCATGGTCGGCGGCGAGCTGTCGCCGGCGCTGCGTACGACCCTGCAGCAGGCGCTGGATGCCGCCCTGCGCGTGCGGGACGAGCCGGATGGTGGCCCGGCGCTCGTCGAGGGACACCGCTACGAAACCAAGCTGGCCTTCCAGGTGCTCGACGGGCGGGGACAGGTGCTGCTGCAGTCGGCCAGCGCACCCCCCGGGCTGCTGGCCAGCCTGCTGCAGCAGACCGGCGCGCAGGCGCCGGCAGGCGTGTCGCTGGCCGCCCGGGCCGAGCGGCTGGTCGGCTACCACACGCTGAGCCTGGCAGATGCGAAGTGGCGGCTGTTCGTGCGCCAGGACCTGGCCGACCGCCACTGGATCCTGGTCGCCGAGCGCGAGGATGTGCGTGGCGAACTGGTCGGCAGCATCACCCTGCGCAGCCTGCTGCCCGACCTTGTCGGCCTGCCGCTGCTGGCGCTGCTGGTATGGTCGGCGGTCGGCCTCGGCCTGCGGCCGCTGCAGCAGGTGGTCGGGCTGATCAAGGCACGTGATGCGGAAAACCTCGCCCCGCTGACCCTGGCGCCGTTGCCCCAGGAGCTGGAGCCGATGGTCGCCGCACTCAACCGCCTGCTCCTCCAGGTCACCACCCTGCTGGAGCGGGAGAAGCGCTTCCTCGCCGACGCCGCCCACGAGCTGCGCACGCCGCTGGCGGTGCTGCGCATCCACGCGCAGAACGCTCTGGAGGCGCCGGAAGCCGCCGACCGCGAGGCGGCCCTGCGCCAGCTGGTGGCCGGGGTCGAGCGCGCCACCCGCGTGGTGACCCAGTTGCTGACCCTGGCGCGCCTGGAGCCGGCTGCCCGCCAGCTGGGCATGGCCGAGCTGGACCTGGCGAGCTACGTGCGCGGCGAGCTGGCCGAGCTGATCCCGCTGGCGCTGGAGCGCGACCAGGAGCTGAGCTTCGACTGCGACGACATGGCGGACCACCGCCTGCTGGGCGATGCGCCGAGCCTCGGCACCCTGCTGCAGAATCTGGTCGGCAATGCCGTGCAGTACACGCCGCCGGGCGGGCGCATCGCCGTCAGCCTGCAGGTCGAGGCGCAGCGCGTCGGTCTGCGGGTGGCCGACAGCGGCCCGGGTGTGCCGGCCGAGCAGCGCGAGCTGCTGTTCCGCCGCTTCTATCGCCAGGGCGAGGGGCAGGGCGCCGGCCTGGGGCTGTCCATCGTGCAGCGCATCGTCGAGCTGCATCGCGGCGAGATCCAGCTGGCGGAGTCGCCCCTCGGCGGGCTGCAGGTCGAGGTGTGGCTGCCGCGCGGCCTGTCGCCGGCCAGTTGA
- a CDS encoding YebC/PmpR family DNA-binding transcriptional regulator: MAGHSKWANIKHRKERQDAKRGKIFTKLIRELTVAAKHGGGNPADNPRLRLAVDKALTANMSRDVIERAIARGAGTNEADNMVELSYEGYAPSGVAIIIEAMTDNRNRTAAEVRHAFSKCGGNLGTDGSVAYMFDRKGQISFAPGVDEDALMEAALEAGADDVVAEEDGSVEVYTSFADFLSVNEALTAAGFKGDEAEVAMIPSITAPITDLETAQKVLKLIDMLEDLDDVQNVYHNAEIPDEIMEQLG, encoded by the coding sequence ATGGCAGGTCATTCCAAATGGGCCAACATCAAGCACCGCAAGGAACGTCAGGACGCCAAGCGCGGCAAGATCTTCACCAAGCTGATCCGCGAACTGACCGTCGCGGCCAAACACGGTGGCGGCAACCCGGCTGACAATCCGCGCCTGCGCCTGGCGGTGGACAAGGCCCTGACTGCCAACATGTCGCGTGACGTCATCGAGCGCGCCATCGCCCGCGGCGCCGGCACCAACGAAGCCGACAACATGGTCGAGCTGAGCTACGAGGGCTACGCGCCGAGCGGCGTGGCGATCATCATTGAGGCCATGACCGACAACCGCAACCGCACCGCGGCCGAAGTGCGCCATGCCTTCAGCAAGTGCGGCGGCAACCTCGGCACCGACGGTTCGGTGGCCTACATGTTCGACCGCAAGGGGCAGATCAGCTTCGCCCCGGGCGTCGACGAGGACGCCCTGATGGAGGCGGCGCTGGAAGCCGGCGCCGACGACGTGGTCGCCGAGGAGGACGGTTCGGTCGAGGTGTACACCTCCTTCGCCGACTTCCTGTCGGTCAACGAGGCGCTGACCGCCGCCGGCTTCAAGGGCGACGAGGCCGAGGTGGCGATGATCCCGTCGATCACCGCGCCGATCACCGACCTGGAGACCGCGCAGAAGGTGCTCAAGCTGATCGACATGCTGGAAGACCTCGACGACGTGCAGAACGTCTACCACAACGCCGAGATCCCCGACGAGATCATGGAGCAGCTCGGCTGA
- the ruvA gene encoding Holliday junction branch migration protein RuvA gives MIGRLRGTLAEKQPPHLLVDVNGVGYELEVPMTTLYRLPGVGEALTLHTHLVVREDAQLLYGFAEKRERELFRELIRLNGVGPKLALALMSGLEVDELVRCVQAGDTKALTRVPGVGKKTAERLLVELKDRFQVWESMPAIAPLVVEPARAPAVSSAEADAVSALVALGFKPAEASRAVSLVDAADLSSEELIRRALKGMA, from the coding sequence TTGATCGGACGTTTGCGCGGTACCCTGGCGGAGAAGCAGCCGCCGCACCTGCTGGTCGACGTCAATGGCGTCGGCTACGAGCTGGAGGTGCCGATGACCACCCTGTACCGCCTGCCGGGCGTCGGCGAGGCGCTGACCCTGCACACCCACCTGGTGGTGCGCGAGGACGCCCAGCTGCTCTACGGCTTTGCCGAGAAGCGCGAGCGCGAGCTGTTCCGCGAGCTGATCCGCCTCAACGGCGTCGGTCCCAAGCTGGCCCTGGCGCTGATGTCCGGCCTCGAGGTGGACGAGCTGGTGCGCTGCGTGCAGGCCGGCGACACCAAGGCGCTGACGCGGGTGCCGGGGGTCGGCAAGAAGACCGCCGAGCGTCTGCTGGTGGAACTCAAGGACCGTTTCCAGGTCTGGGAAAGCATGCCGGCCATCGCCCCGCTGGTGGTGGAGCCGGCGCGTGCACCGGCGGTTTCCAGCGCCGAGGCCGATGCGGTCAGCGCCCTGGTGGCGCTGGGCTTCAAGCCGGCCGAGGCCAGTCGCGCCGTCAGTCTGGTGGACGCTGCCGACCTGTCCAGCGAAGAACTGATCCGCCGTGCCCTCAAGGGCATGGCCTGA
- the ruvB gene encoding Holliday junction branch migration DNA helicase RuvB: protein MIEADRLVTASPREREEQQDRAIRPLKLAEYIGQPVVREQMELFIRAARGRSEALDHTLIFGPPGLGKTTLANIIAQEMGVSIKSTSGPVLERPGDLAALLTNLEPGDVLFVDEIHRLSPVVEEVLYPAMEDYQLDIMIGEGPAARSIKLDLPPFTLIGATTRAGMLTNPLRDRFGIVQRLEFYGVADLATIVGRSAGILGLPIDAEGAYEIARRARGTPRIANRLLRRVRDFAEVRGQGAISRSIADRALDMLDIDAHGFDHQDRRLLLTMIDKFDGGPVGIDNLSAAIGEERHTIEDVLEPYLIQQGYIMRTPRGRVVTRHAYLHFGLDVPGRLGEGRGAAAAAGDD from the coding sequence ATGATCGAAGCCGACCGCCTGGTCACCGCCAGCCCGCGCGAGCGCGAGGAGCAGCAGGATCGCGCCATCCGCCCGCTCAAGCTGGCCGAGTACATCGGCCAGCCGGTGGTGCGCGAGCAGATGGAGCTGTTCATCCGCGCCGCGCGCGGACGCAGCGAGGCGCTGGATCACACCCTGATCTTCGGCCCGCCGGGGCTGGGCAAGACCACCCTGGCCAACATCATCGCCCAGGAAATGGGTGTGTCGATCAAGAGCACCTCGGGGCCGGTGCTGGAGCGCCCGGGCGACCTGGCCGCGCTGCTCACCAACCTCGAGCCGGGCGACGTGCTGTTCGTCGACGAGATCCATCGGCTGTCGCCGGTGGTCGAGGAGGTGCTGTACCCGGCGATGGAGGACTACCAGCTCGACATCATGATCGGCGAGGGGCCGGCGGCGCGCTCGATCAAGCTCGATCTGCCACCGTTCACCCTGATCGGCGCCACCACCCGCGCCGGCATGCTGACCAACCCGCTGCGCGACCGCTTCGGCATCGTCCAGCGCCTGGAGTTCTACGGCGTCGCCGACCTGGCGACCATCGTCGGCCGCTCGGCCGGCATCCTCGGCCTGCCCATCGACGCCGAAGGCGCCTACGAGATCGCCCGCCGCGCGCGCGGCACGCCGCGTATCGCCAACCGCCTGCTGCGCCGGGTGCGCGACTTCGCCGAGGTGCGCGGCCAGGGTGCGATCAGCCGCAGCATCGCCGACCGTGCGCTGGACATGCTGGACATCGACGCCCACGGCTTCGACCACCAGGACCGCCGCCTGCTGCTGACCATGATCGACAAGTTCGACGGCGGCCCGGTGGGCATCGACAATCTGTCGGCGGCCATCGGCGAGGAACGCCATACCATCGAGGACGTGCTCGAGCCCTACCTGATCCAGCAGGGCTACATCATGCGCACGCCGCGCGGGCGGGTGGTGACCCGTCACGCCTACCTGCACTTCGGTCTCGATGTGCCGGGGCGTCTCGGCGAGGGCCGTGGCGCCGCAGCGGCCGCAGGCGACGACTGA
- a CDS encoding iron-containing redox enzyme family protein, which yields MSFYESLQQQTQAEREYLLAAPIFGEVLAGRISLDTYVAFLGQAYHHVKHTVPLLMACGARLPERLEWLRGAIAEYIEEEYGHQEWILNDIRACGADAEAVRRATPNLPTELMVSYVYDRIARCNPVSFFGMVNVLEGTSIALATQAAEIIQERLQLPAQAFSYLTSHGSLDISHVAFFEKLMNRLDDADDQAAVVHTAKVVYRLYGDMFRSLPLPMESPHATR from the coding sequence ATGAGTTTCTACGAGTCCCTGCAGCAGCAGACCCAGGCCGAACGCGAGTACCTGCTGGCGGCGCCCATCTTCGGTGAGGTGCTGGCGGGGCGGATCAGTCTCGACACCTACGTGGCCTTCCTCGGTCAGGCCTACCATCACGTCAAGCACACCGTGCCGCTGCTGATGGCCTGTGGCGCACGCCTGCCGGAGCGCCTGGAGTGGCTGCGGGGTGCGATCGCCGAGTACATCGAGGAGGAGTACGGCCACCAGGAGTGGATCCTCAACGACATCCGCGCCTGCGGGGCGGATGCCGAGGCGGTGCGCCGGGCCACCCCCAACCTGCCCACCGAGCTGATGGTCAGCTACGTCTACGACCGCATCGCCCGCTGCAACCCGGTGAGCTTCTTCGGCATGGTCAACGTGCTGGAGGGCACCAGCATCGCCCTGGCCACCCAGGCGGCGGAGATCATCCAGGAGCGCCTGCAGCTGCCGGCGCAGGCGTTCAGCTACCTGACCTCCCATGGCAGCCTGGACATCAGCCACGTGGCGTTCTTCGAGAAACTGATGAACCGTCTCGACGACGCCGACGACCAGGCCGCCGTGGTGCACACCGCCAAGGTGGTCTACCGTCTCTACGGCGACATGTTCCGCAGCCTGCCGCTGCCGATGGAGAGCCCGCATGCAACTCGCTGA